A region of Mycolicibacterium brumae DNA encodes the following proteins:
- a CDS encoding FAD-binding oxidoreductase, whose product MTSIDDHLTPPMKWNAWGDPAAAKPLSDGIRGLLSAALGIDGSQSEELSPDEVRLRPSSLSDEHRAALTAIVGDGNCRTADADRLLRAGGKSTMDLLRRKETEQDAPDAVLLPADEQQIADVLRYCGEHGVAIVPFGGGTSVVGGLDPVRGDFASVISLDLRRLDQLVALDAESGIAELEAGVTGPQAEELLSAHGFSLGHFPQSFQFATIGGFAATRSSGQNSAGYSRFDDMVCGLTVLTPAGELDLGRAPGTAAGPDLRELIVGSEGTFGVITRVRLRVHPVPETTRYEAWSFGDFATGTAALRAVTQTGAGPTVIRLSDEVETGINLATADSIGEQSVTGGCLAITVFEGDDAHTRSRHEETRAVLAAHGGTSLGEAPAQAWEHGRFNAPYLRDSLLSAGALCETLETATDWSNIPALKAAVTEALIASLKDSGTPALVMCHISHVYPTGASLYFTVVAGQRGNPIEQWRKAKTAASDAMVASGATITHHHAVGADHKPWMTAEIGELGVQVLRAVKNVLDPTGIMNPGKLIP is encoded by the coding sequence ATGACTTCGATTGACGACCACCTGACGCCCCCGATGAAGTGGAACGCCTGGGGTGACCCGGCCGCCGCCAAACCGCTGTCCGACGGAATCCGCGGCCTGCTGTCCGCCGCCCTCGGCATCGACGGCTCGCAGAGCGAGGAACTGTCCCCCGACGAGGTCCGGCTGCGCCCGTCGTCGCTGTCAGACGAGCACCGCGCCGCGCTCACCGCGATCGTCGGCGACGGCAACTGCCGCACCGCCGACGCCGACCGGCTGCTGCGCGCCGGCGGAAAATCCACCATGGACCTGCTGCGCCGCAAGGAAACCGAGCAGGACGCCCCCGACGCGGTGCTGCTGCCCGCCGACGAGCAGCAGATCGCCGATGTGCTGCGCTACTGCGGTGAGCACGGCGTGGCGATCGTGCCCTTCGGCGGCGGCACCAGCGTCGTCGGTGGCCTGGACCCGGTGCGCGGCGATTTCGCCAGCGTCATCTCGCTGGACCTGCGCCGACTGGACCAGCTCGTCGCGCTGGACGCCGAATCCGGCATCGCCGAACTGGAAGCCGGCGTCACCGGCCCGCAGGCCGAGGAACTGCTCAGCGCGCACGGGTTCTCCCTCGGCCACTTCCCACAGAGCTTCCAGTTCGCCACCATCGGCGGATTCGCCGCCACCCGCAGCTCCGGACAGAACTCCGCCGGCTACAGCCGGTTCGACGACATGGTGTGCGGACTGACCGTGCTCACCCCGGCCGGCGAACTCGATCTGGGCCGCGCCCCGGGCACCGCCGCCGGACCCGACCTGCGTGAGCTGATCGTCGGCTCGGAGGGAACCTTCGGCGTCATCACCCGGGTGCGGCTGCGCGTGCACCCGGTCCCGGAAACCACCCGCTACGAGGCCTGGTCCTTCGGTGACTTCGCAACCGGCACAGCGGCTTTGCGCGCGGTCACCCAGACCGGCGCCGGCCCCACCGTCATCCGGCTGTCCGACGAGGTGGAGACCGGGATCAACCTGGCCACCGCCGACAGCATCGGCGAACAGAGCGTCACCGGCGGCTGCCTGGCCATCACCGTCTTCGAGGGCGACGACGCGCACACCCGCAGCCGGCACGAGGAGACCCGCGCGGTGCTGGCCGCCCACGGCGGAACCTCGCTCGGCGAAGCCCCCGCCCAGGCCTGGGAACACGGCCGGTTCAACGCCCCCTACCTGCGAGACTCCCTGCTCAGCGCGGGCGCGCTGTGCGAAACGCTGGAGACCGCGACCGACTGGTCCAATATCCCGGCGCTGAAGGCCGCCGTCACCGAGGCGCTGATCGCCTCGCTGAAGGACAGCGGCACCCCGGCCCTGGTCATGTGCCACATCTCGCACGTCTACCCCACCGGCGCGTCGCTGTACTTCACCGTCGTCGCCGGCCAACGGGGCAACCCGATCGAGCAGTGGCGCAAGGCGAAGACCGCCGCGTCGGACGCCATGGTGGCCAGCGGCGCGACGATCACCCACCACCACGCCGTCGGCGCCGATCACAAGCCGTGGATGACCGCCGAGATCGGCGAGCTGGGCGTGCAGGTGCTGCGGGCAGTGAAAAACGTGCTCGACCCCACCGGAATCATGAATCCTGGCAAGCTGATTCCGTGA
- a CDS encoding dihydrofolate reductase family protein yields MTTTYFTATTLDGFLADPSDSLDWLLRQDFDEDGPFNVPVFLTGIGATVMGSTTYEWIVRRLRETGEDWPYEMPSWVMTSRELERVPGADLHFSKGNIRNAHAEMTAAAGGKDLWVIGGGDLAGQFADAGLLDEVVVSYAPVVLGAGRPLLPRRLDLELIDSARNGAFICGRYRVAGALTEDQ; encoded by the coding sequence ATGACCACGACCTACTTCACCGCCACCACGCTCGACGGGTTCCTCGCAGATCCCTCGGATTCGCTGGATTGGCTCTTGCGTCAGGATTTCGATGAGGACGGCCCGTTCAACGTTCCCGTCTTCCTGACCGGGATCGGCGCCACGGTGATGGGTTCGACGACCTACGAGTGGATCGTTCGGCGCCTGCGGGAGACCGGTGAGGATTGGCCGTACGAGATGCCGTCGTGGGTGATGACATCGCGTGAGCTTGAACGTGTTCCGGGAGCCGATCTCCATTTCAGCAAGGGCAACATCCGCAACGCACACGCCGAAATGACCGCTGCCGCAGGCGGAAAAGACCTGTGGGTGATCGGGGGAGGAGATCTCGCCGGACAGTTCGCCGATGCCGGTCTCCTCGATGAGGTGGTGGTCTCCTACGCGCCGGTCGTTCTCGGGGCCGGTCGCCCGCTGCTGCCCAGGCGACTGGACCTGGAGCTGATCGACAGCGCCCGGAATGGCGCGTTCATCTGCGGGCGGTACCGCGTCGCCGGCGCCCTCACCGAGGACCAGTAG
- a CDS encoding diacylglycerol kinase, with protein sequence MTEPQNRRIERVSVLANPTSGHGNGEHAAEVAITRFHQLGIDVRAVVGRDAAHARELVDEELAAGTDAMVVVGGDGIIHLALQSLAGGDVPLGIIPAGTGNDHAREFGLPTKDPAAAADVVAAGWAETIDLGRVDRDGAPPTWFGSVMASGFDSLVSDRTNRMTWPHGRMRYNLAIVAELTKLRMLHYRLTFDDGDPIETDLTLVAFGNTRSYGGGMRICPGADRSDGLLDVTMTNSASRLKLITLFPKVFSGKHVELDEVITTRVRTARVECPGINAYADGELIGPLPVTVSAVPGALRVILPPVG encoded by the coding sequence GTGACCGAGCCGCAGAACCGCCGCATCGAGCGGGTGAGCGTGCTGGCCAACCCGACCTCCGGTCACGGAAACGGCGAGCATGCCGCGGAAGTCGCCATCACGCGGTTCCATCAGCTCGGCATCGACGTGCGCGCCGTGGTCGGGCGTGACGCGGCGCATGCCCGCGAACTCGTCGACGAGGAACTGGCCGCAGGCACCGACGCGATGGTCGTGGTCGGCGGCGACGGGATCATCCACCTGGCGCTGCAATCTTTGGCCGGCGGTGATGTGCCGCTCGGCATCATCCCGGCCGGCACCGGCAACGACCACGCCCGCGAATTCGGCCTGCCCACCAAGGACCCGGCCGCGGCCGCCGACGTGGTGGCGGCCGGCTGGGCCGAGACGATCGACCTGGGGCGGGTGGACCGCGACGGCGCCCCGCCGACCTGGTTCGGCAGCGTGATGGCCAGCGGATTCGACTCCCTGGTCAGTGACCGAACCAACCGGATGACCTGGCCGCACGGCCGGATGCGCTACAACCTCGCGATCGTGGCCGAACTGACCAAACTGCGAATGCTGCACTACCGGTTGACCTTCGACGACGGCGATCCCATCGAGACCGACCTGACCCTGGTGGCCTTCGGCAACACTCGCAGCTACGGCGGCGGGATGCGGATCTGCCCCGGCGCCGACCGCTCGGACGGGCTGCTGGACGTCACGATGACGAACTCGGCGTCCCGGCTGAAACTCATCACCCTGTTCCCCAAGGTGTTCAGCGGCAAACACGTCGAGCTCGACGAGGTCATCACCACGCGGGTGCGGACCGCCCGCGTCGAGTGCCCGGGCATCAACGCCTACGCCGACGGCGAGCTGATCGGGCCGCTGCCGGTGACGGTGAGCGCAGTGCCGGGGGCGTTGCGGGTCATCCTGCCGCCGGTCGGGTAA
- a CDS encoding PhoX family protein, with amino-acid sequence MSLLPLNLLVTHDGKSRRQHITCRYKCGDACSKPAPNTSDNAYFGDVVKAMSRRSMLRASGVTVLAAAAGSALAACDSRSPVAEPAAVDVPTPPGMNFTAVAANTDDAVTVADGYRQSVVIRWGDPVLPGAPEFDVANQTAVAQRGQFGFNNDFAGLLPIAGQSGHYLLVTNFEYVTPQFMFAGYDSEAPTRDQFDIEIAAIGMGVVEVSRDSDGTLRPVIGPRNRRITADTPFALTGPAAGSEFVKTAADPSGSRVLGTFANCSGGVTPWGTILSGEENFHSYFGAAEGSAAVGPVEADRQKRYGVAAEPSELLWETFDPRFDLAVAPNEVNRFGYVVELNPWDPESTPIKHSAMGRFKHEGSNIYVTDDGAVVAYSGDDERFDYMYKFVSSKKIQDPGPARDNAEAMAHNMTILDEGTLYVAKLTSDIPAAEIDGSGALPSSGSFQGSGTWIPLLRSGADGAESLVAGMNAAEVAVFTRFAADKAGATKMDRPEDFEANPLTGKVYVALTNNDKRGTDGKAGVDAANPRNENKNGQVLEITDDHTGTSFTWDLLLVCGDPAAADTYYGGFDKTKVSPISCPDNLAFDSHGNLWISTDGNALGSNDGLFAVALDGPSRGETRQFLTVPVGAETCGPVVTDDLVTVCVQHPGEDDDHTLESSLSHWPDGGASAPRPAVVAVWRDGGNIGV; translated from the coding sequence TTGTCGCTTTTGCCCTTGAACCTGCTTGTCACCCACGACGGGAAGTCGCGCCGCCAGCACATCACCTGCCGCTACAAGTGCGGCGACGCCTGCTCGAAGCCGGCGCCCAACACCAGCGATAACGCGTACTTCGGCGATGTGGTCAAGGCGATGTCACGCCGGTCCATGCTGCGCGCCAGCGGCGTCACGGTGCTCGCGGCCGCCGCGGGTTCCGCCCTGGCCGCCTGCGACTCGCGCTCCCCCGTCGCCGAACCCGCCGCGGTCGACGTGCCGACGCCGCCCGGGATGAATTTCACCGCCGTCGCCGCCAACACCGACGACGCGGTCACCGTCGCCGACGGCTACCGGCAGTCGGTGGTGATCCGCTGGGGCGATCCGGTGCTGCCCGGCGCCCCGGAGTTCGACGTCGCCAACCAGACCGCCGTCGCCCAGCGCGGCCAGTTCGGCTTCAACAACGACTTCGCCGGCCTGCTGCCGATCGCCGGCCAGTCCGGCCACTACCTGCTGGTGACCAACTTCGAGTACGTGACACCGCAGTTCATGTTCGCCGGCTACGACTCGGAGGCGCCGACCCGCGACCAGTTCGACATCGAGATCGCCGCCATCGGGATGGGTGTGGTCGAAGTCTCGCGTGACAGCGACGGAACCCTGCGCCCGGTGATCGGCCCGCGGAACCGGCGGATCACCGCCGACACCCCGTTCGCGCTGACCGGGCCCGCCGCCGGGTCGGAGTTCGTCAAGACCGCCGCCGACCCGTCGGGTAGCCGCGTGCTGGGCACCTTCGCGAACTGCTCTGGTGGTGTGACGCCGTGGGGGACGATCCTCTCCGGTGAGGAGAACTTCCACTCCTACTTCGGCGCCGCGGAGGGCTCCGCCGCCGTCGGCCCGGTGGAGGCGGACCGGCAGAAGCGCTACGGCGTCGCCGCCGAACCGTCGGAATTGCTCTGGGAGACTTTCGATCCCCGATTCGACCTGGCCGTGGCGCCCAATGAGGTGAACCGATTCGGCTACGTCGTCGAGCTCAACCCGTGGGATCCCGAATCCACCCCGATCAAGCATTCGGCGATGGGCCGCTTCAAGCACGAAGGCTCCAACATCTACGTCACTGACGACGGCGCCGTCGTCGCCTACTCCGGCGATGACGAACGATTCGACTACATGTACAAGTTCGTGTCGTCGAAGAAGATCCAGGATCCGGGGCCCGCCCGTGACAACGCCGAAGCGATGGCCCACAACATGACCATCCTCGACGAGGGCACGCTGTACGTCGCGAAGCTCACCAGTGACATCCCGGCTGCGGAGATCGACGGCTCCGGCGCGTTGCCGTCCTCGGGGTCCTTCCAGGGATCCGGGACCTGGATTCCCTTGCTGCGCAGCGGAGCCGACGGCGCCGAGTCCTTGGTCGCCGGCATGAACGCCGCCGAGGTCGCTGTGTTCACCCGCTTCGCCGCCGACAAGGCGGGCGCCACCAAGATGGACCGCCCGGAGGACTTCGAGGCGAACCCGCTGACCGGCAAGGTGTACGTCGCGCTGACCAACAACGACAAACGCGGCACGGACGGCAAGGCCGGCGTCGACGCGGCGAATCCCCGCAACGAGAACAAGAACGGCCAGGTGCTGGAGATCACCGACGATCACACCGGCACGTCGTTCACCTGGGATCTGCTGCTGGTGTGCGGCGACCCGGCCGCCGCCGACACCTACTACGGCGGATTCGACAAGACGAAGGTCAGCCCGATCTCCTGCCCGGACAACCTGGCGTTCGACAGCCACGGCAACCTGTGGATCTCCACCGACGGAAACGCGTTGGGCAGCAATGACGGGTTGTTCGCGGTGGCCCTGGACGGGCCAAGTCGCGGTGAGACCCGCCAGTTCCTGACCGTTCCGGTGGGCGCGGAGACCTGCGGCCCGGTGGTCACCGACGACCTGGTCACCGTGTGCGTGCAACATCCCGGCGAGGACGACGACCACACTCTGGAGAGCTCGCTGTCGCACTGGCCGGACGGCGGGGCGTCGGCTCCTCGGCCCGCCGTCGTCGCGGTGTGGCGCGACGGTGGGAACATCGGCGTCTGA
- a CDS encoding TetR/AcrR family transcriptional regulator, translated as MMSTSNDEVEDLGDQILDAAVSCAQAMGFDRVTLAAIARHAGVSRPTVYRRWPDTQSILAAALTRQIVRAWREVAVPGAGRQAFVAQTVAVANRLRHDELIAAVLRSGPDLAMVYIAERMGSSQYAIVDLGAAQIKAGQDDGSVRAGDPRQLAAMCLLITQSTIQSAQMVAEILDEDALSRELAETLERYLKP; from the coding sequence ATGATGTCAACTAGTAACGATGAGGTGGAGGATTTGGGCGACCAGATCCTGGACGCCGCCGTCAGCTGCGCGCAGGCGATGGGCTTCGACCGGGTGACCCTGGCGGCCATCGCCCGGCACGCCGGCGTCAGCCGCCCGACGGTGTATCGCCGCTGGCCGGACACCCAATCGATCCTGGCCGCCGCGCTGACCCGCCAGATCGTCCGGGCCTGGCGCGAGGTCGCCGTGCCCGGCGCCGGCAGGCAGGCGTTCGTCGCGCAAACCGTCGCCGTGGCCAACCGGCTGCGTCACGACGAGTTGATCGCCGCGGTGCTGCGCAGCGGACCCGACCTGGCGATGGTGTACATCGCCGAGCGGATGGGCTCCAGCCAGTACGCGATCGTGGACCTCGGCGCCGCGCAGATCAAGGCCGGTCAGGACGACGGCAGCGTGCGCGCCGGCGACCCCCGCCAATTGGCGGCGATGTGCCTGCTCATCACCCAGTCGACCATTCAGTCCGCGCAGATGGTGGCCGAGATCCTCGATGAGGACGCCCTGTCGCGCGAACTGGCCGAAACGCTCGAAAGGTATCTCAAACCATGA